A window of Dysidea avara chromosome 1, odDysAvar1.4, whole genome shotgun sequence genomic DNA:
taaaaccACCACCTGTAATTAGTTAATATGCcagtgtttttttgtttttttttgcctcTCTAGGAGACACATAATTTATTGTGGTCATCTGCTAGATTGAAGTCCTGATTTTCCTGCATTTCAATAAGCACTGCTTTAATGGGATAGTTCATCCTTGAATTAACTCCTACCCAGATTCTTTCGATCACATGATTCTATtgattctttttttcttttcggATCCACAACACTTCACCACCACATCTCATGAAGACCATGAGGAACTGTTGGGCAATTATATTTATAATAGCTATTATATTTGCTAGTTACCAGGACATAGCCAGACATTAATTTGTTTTACTTTAAAAATCAGACATTTTTTAGCTGATTAAACATCACATATATTAGTAACAGGTTATAATATGAAGAAATAAAGCAAGTTAGACAATTAAATTGCATGTGAAATTCTCTCACAGCTGTGTTGTTAGTTGCATACTTATATCAATGAAACATAACAGTCCATCACGAAACATTGTTATGGTATTGTTGACAATTCCATGAAAAATATTGTCAAAGCTTGGCCATTGCTCATAAAATCTTTCCATCCTGATAGTTATCAAATCCCCATTTCCTGTTAATGGGTCTCGTCCAAACTCATTAAATAGAGTTAGATGACCTCCGTTAGCTTCATACAGTCTACCAGCTTCATCAACTGTTGGCACCAGAGAGTTGTCTATTTGTTTAGACTGGTTATTTTGTGCCATCATCACATTTGGGATTCCTTTGTTTGCACCTACAGAAATAGTAATATTTCATAATAGACAGGCATGGAGAAATATACCTGATATACGATGCTCATTCcaggctgtcacaaacactgTTGTCTCAACTTGgccaacatgtatagtgtacCACGAGACGCAGTATTTG
This region includes:
- the LOC136239472 gene encoding uncharacterized protein, which codes for MQENGDFNLEDKHVKYCVSWYTIHVGQVETTVFVTAWNEHRISGANKGIPNVMMAQNNQSKQIDNSLVPTVDEAGRLYEANGGHLTLFNEFGRDPLTGNGDLITIRMERFYEQWPSFDNIFHGIVNNTITMFRDGLLCFIDIIPHGLHEMWW